One window of Catharus ustulatus isolate bCatUst1 chromosome 3, bCatUst1.pri.v2, whole genome shotgun sequence genomic DNA carries:
- the GGPS1 gene encoding geranylgeranyl pyrophosphate synthase isoform X1 has product MDGMDETSKKILEPYQYLLQLPGKQVRTKLSQAFNHWLNVPEDKIQVIIEVTEMLHNASLLVDDIEDNSKLRRGFPVAHSIYGIPSVINCANYVYFLGLEKVLTLDHPDAVKVFTRQLLELHKGQGLDIYWRDTYTCPTEAEYKAMVLQKTGGLFGLAVGLMQLFSNYKKDLKPLLNTLGLFFQIRDDYANLHSKEYSENKSFCEDLTEGKFSFPTIHAIWSRPESTQVQNILRQRTENIDIKKYCVHYLENVGSFEYTRNTLKELESEAYKQIESLGGNPELVALVQQLSKMFKETEN; this is encoded by the exons gTAAACAAGTGAGAACCAAACTGTCACAGGCCTTTAATCACTGGCTGAATGTTCCAGAAGATAAAATACAG GTTATCATTGAAGTGACAGAGATGTTGCACAATGCAAGCCTACTTGTGGATGATATTGAAGATAACTCAAAACTACGACGGGGCTTTCCAGTGGCACACAGTATCTATGGAATTCCATCTGTAATCAACTGTGctaattatgtttattttcttggctTAGAGAAGGTTTTAACCCTTGATCATCCAGATGCTGTTAAAGTTTTTACCCGTCAACTTCTGGAACTCCATAAAGGACAAGGCTTGGATATTTACTGGAGGGATACCTACACCTGTCCTACAGAGGCTGAGTATAAAGCAATGGTACTGCAAAAGACAGGTGGTCTGTTTGGATTGGCTGTAGGCCTCATGCAGCTGTTCTCAAATTATAAAAAAGACTTAAAGCCACTTCTTAACACGCTTGGTCTCTTCTTCCAAATAAGAGATGACTACGCCAACTTACACTCCAAAGAATATAGTGAGAACAAAAGTTTTTGTGAAGACTTAACTGAGGGCAAGTTCTCATTCCCAACCATTCATGCAATTTGGTCAAGACCTGAAAGTACTCAGGTGCAAAACATTTTACGTCAAAGGACGGAGAACATagatataaaaaaatactgtgtacATTACCTTGAAAATGTTGGTTCTTTTGAGTACACTCGGAATACATTGAAAGAGCTTGAATCTGAAGCCTATAAACAAATTGAATCACTTGGGGGAAACCCTGAGCTTGTAGCACTAGTTCAACAGCTGAGCAAAATGttcaaagaaactgaaaattaa
- the GGPS1 gene encoding geranylgeranyl pyrophosphate synthase isoform X2, translated as MLHNASLLVDDIEDNSKLRRGFPVAHSIYGIPSVINCANYVYFLGLEKVLTLDHPDAVKVFTRQLLELHKGQGLDIYWRDTYTCPTEAEYKAMVLQKTGGLFGLAVGLMQLFSNYKKDLKPLLNTLGLFFQIRDDYANLHSKEYSENKSFCEDLTEGKFSFPTIHAIWSRPESTQVQNILRQRTENIDIKKYCVHYLENVGSFEYTRNTLKELESEAYKQIESLGGNPELVALVQQLSKMFKETEN; from the coding sequence ATGTTGCACAATGCAAGCCTACTTGTGGATGATATTGAAGATAACTCAAAACTACGACGGGGCTTTCCAGTGGCACACAGTATCTATGGAATTCCATCTGTAATCAACTGTGctaattatgtttattttcttggctTAGAGAAGGTTTTAACCCTTGATCATCCAGATGCTGTTAAAGTTTTTACCCGTCAACTTCTGGAACTCCATAAAGGACAAGGCTTGGATATTTACTGGAGGGATACCTACACCTGTCCTACAGAGGCTGAGTATAAAGCAATGGTACTGCAAAAGACAGGTGGTCTGTTTGGATTGGCTGTAGGCCTCATGCAGCTGTTCTCAAATTATAAAAAAGACTTAAAGCCACTTCTTAACACGCTTGGTCTCTTCTTCCAAATAAGAGATGACTACGCCAACTTACACTCCAAAGAATATAGTGAGAACAAAAGTTTTTGTGAAGACTTAACTGAGGGCAAGTTCTCATTCCCAACCATTCATGCAATTTGGTCAAGACCTGAAAGTACTCAGGTGCAAAACATTTTACGTCAAAGGACGGAGAACATagatataaaaaaatactgtgtacATTACCTTGAAAATGTTGGTTCTTTTGAGTACACTCGGAATACATTGAAAGAGCTTGAATCTGAAGCCTATAAACAAATTGAATCACTTGGGGGAAACCCTGAGCTTGTAGCACTAGTTCAACAGCTGAGCAAAATGttcaaagaaactgaaaattaa